The following are encoded together in the Anaerostipes caccae L1-92 genome:
- a CDS encoding zinc dependent phospholipase C family protein encodes MRKKSHISLAGQIMDSLRLEEVFDYKLPFYVGSIWPDCRPSFLTTPHTFDITYDKIENQLDDFVADYDTLKGMNMRRCAKLGVIIHYIADYFTFPHNSTYEGNVKDHCIYERDLKHGLKEYLSTEEAMERKDKIVPLNSTKGLSEFIQNIHAEYMRREHSVADDIKYIVDVCTTVVMSILNIIKISYENVALKVQYA; translated from the coding sequence ATGAGAAAAAAATCACACATTTCATTGGCTGGACAAATTATGGACTCACTGAGACTGGAAGAAGTTTTTGACTATAAGTTACCGTTTTATGTCGGGAGTATCTGGCCGGACTGCAGACCATCCTTTTTGACAACACCGCATACTTTTGACATAACATATGATAAAATAGAGAATCAACTTGATGACTTTGTAGCAGACTACGATACCCTGAAGGGGATGAACATGCGCCGCTGTGCAAAGTTGGGAGTGATTATTCATTATATTGCTGATTACTTTACGTTTCCCCACAACAGCACTTACGAGGGCAATGTAAAAGACCATTGTATTTATGAGAGGGATTTAAAACACGGACTCAAAGAGTATCTCTCCACAGAAGAAGCCATGGAGCGCAAAGACAAGATTGTTCCGCTGAATTCTACAAAAGGTTTGTCTGAATTCATTCAGAACATCCATGCAGAATATATGCGCCGTGAACACAGCGTGGCAGATGATATTAAGTACATTGTGGATGTGTGCACCACAGTAGTGATGAGCATATTAAATATTATTAAGATCAGCTATGAGAATGTTGCTCTGAAAGTACAGTACGCATAA
- the ffh gene encoding signal recognition particle protein produces the protein MAFESLSEKLQNVFKNLRSKGRLTESDVKAAMKEVKRALLEADVNFKVVKTFIKAVQDRAVGQDVLNGLNPGQMVIKIVKEEMEALMGSTTTEIQLKPGNEITVILMAGLQGAGKTTTTAKIAGKYKQKGKRPLLVACDVYRPAAIKQLQVNGEKQGVPVFSMGDKMNPVDIAKASIEHAAKNGNNIVILDTAGRLHIDEDMMTELIAIKQAVDVHQTILVVDAMTGQDAVNVAKDFNEKVGVDGVIITKMDGDTRGGAALSIRSVTGKPILYIGMGEKLDDLQQFYPDRMTSRILGMGDVLTLIEKAEATVDEEKALEMQQKLRKASFTFDDFLEQMEQVKKMGGLADMLSMIPGLGNQLKGADLDDSMMDRTASIIYSMTKEERATPEIINPSRRKRIADGAGVPISEVNKLCKQFQNQKKMMKQMSGMFGGKGGKKGRFKLPF, from the coding sequence ATGGCATTTGAAAGTTTATCTGAGAAACTTCAAAACGTATTTAAAAATTTGAGAAGCAAGGGACGCCTGACAGAGAGCGATGTAAAAGCAGCGATGAAAGAAGTGAAGCGGGCGCTTTTAGAAGCCGATGTCAACTTTAAAGTTGTTAAAACGTTTATTAAAGCTGTTCAGGACCGTGCTGTGGGGCAGGATGTATTAAACGGACTGAACCCGGGACAGATGGTCATTAAGATAGTAAAAGAAGAGATGGAAGCCCTGATGGGTTCCACAACCACCGAGATTCAGTTAAAACCCGGCAATGAGATCACGGTTATCCTGATGGCAGGTCTCCAGGGTGCGGGTAAAACAACGACTACGGCTAAGATCGCCGGAAAGTATAAACAGAAGGGAAAACGCCCGTTATTAGTGGCCTGTGATGTCTATCGTCCGGCAGCGATCAAACAGCTTCAGGTCAATGGAGAAAAACAGGGTGTCCCGGTATTTTCCATGGGAGATAAGATGAACCCTGTGGATATCGCAAAGGCATCCATCGAGCATGCGGCGAAGAACGGCAACAACATTGTCATTCTGGATACAGCGGGCCGTTTACATATCGACGAGGATATGATGACAGAGCTGATTGCCATCAAGCAGGCCGTCGATGTGCATCAGACCATTCTTGTAGTAGATGCCATGACCGGACAGGATGCGGTCAATGTGGCAAAAGATTTTAACGAAAAAGTCGGAGTCGACGGTGTCATCATTACAAAGATGGATGGCGATACCAGGGGCGGGGCGGCATTATCGATCCGTTCTGTCACAGGGAAACCAATTTTATATATTGGTATGGGAGAGAAGCTGGATGATCTTCAGCAGTTCTATCCTGACCGCATGACGAGCCGGATTCTCGGAATGGGAGATGTGCTGACTCTGATCGAGAAGGCAGAAGCTACCGTGGATGAGGAAAAAGCTCTGGAGATGCAGCAAAAACTCCGAAAAGCTTCTTTTACCTTTGACGACTTTTTAGAACAGATGGAGCAGGTAAAGAAGATGGGAGGGCTTGCCGACATGCTGTCCATGATCCCGGGACTTGGGAATCAGTTAAAGGGTGCAGACCTGGATGACAGTATGATGGACCGGACCGCATCAATCATCTATTCGATGACGAAGGAAGAGCGGGCTACGCCGGAAATCATCAATCCTTCCAGAAGAAAAAGGATTGCTGACGGTGCAGGGGTGCCGATCTCAGAAGTCAACAAGCTTTGCAAACAGTTCCAGAACCAAAAGAAGATGATGAAGCAGATGTCAGGTATGTTTGGTGGCAAGGGCGGAAAAAAAGGCAGATTTAAATTACCTTTTTAA
- the pgsA gene encoding CDP-diacylglycerol--glycerol-3-phosphate 3-phosphatidyltransferase has translation MNLPNKLTILRVLMIPIFIFVLLAEPFGEISKWIAVAIFIIASLTDFLDGHIARKYNLVTNFGKFMDPLADKLLVCSAMIALVGMNRLASWIAIIIIVREFIISGFRLIASDNGVVIAASYWGKFKTNFQMFMIIMLIIDLGTGTAVLIENILVYISLVLTIISLLDYLLKNKNVLK, from the coding sequence ATGAATTTACCGAATAAACTAACGATATTGAGAGTATTAATGATACCGATTTTTATTTTTGTACTGCTGGCGGAACCGTTTGGCGAGATCAGCAAGTGGATTGCCGTGGCCATTTTTATCATCGCAAGCCTTACGGACTTTCTAGACGGACACATCGCGAGGAAGTACAATCTTGTGACCAATTTTGGGAAATTTATGGACCCTTTGGCAGATAAGCTTTTGGTCTGCTCTGCCATGATTGCTCTCGTGGGAATGAACCGCCTGGCATCATGGATCGCAATCATTATTATCGTCAGAGAATTTATTATCAGCGGTTTCCGTCTGATTGCATCAGACAACGGTGTGGTAATTGCAGCCAGCTATTGGGGCAAATTCAAAACCAATTTTCAGATGTTTATGATCATCATGCTGATCATCGACCTGGGAACCGGCACAGCGGTGCTTATTGAAAATATTTTAGTATACATTTCGCTTGTGTTGACCATCATATCATTGTTGGATTATTTATTAAAAAACAAGAATGTCTTGAAATAG
- the recA gene encoding recombinase RecA gives MQQTEKLKALDAALTKIEKDYGKGAVMKLGEYQADMSIETTPTGSLSLDIALGVGGIPRGRVIEIYGPESSGKTTVALHMVAEVQKRGGIAGFIDAEHALDPVYAQNIGVDVDNLYISQPDTGEQGLEIAETMVRSGAVDIIIVDSVAALVPKAEIDGDMGDSHVGLQARLMSQALRKLTAIISKSNCTVIFINQLREKVGVMFGNPETTTGGRALKFYSSIRLDVRRIETLKQAGDMVGNRTRIKVVKNKVAPPFKQAEFDIMFGEGISKEGDILDLAAGVDVIKKSGAWYAYQGEKIGQGRENAKTYLKEHPEVAQEVESAVRREYGLEAGTEDAAPAEEKPDTNQQ, from the coding sequence ATGCAACAGACAGAGAAGTTAAAGGCATTGGATGCAGCTCTTACGAAGATAGAGAAAGATTACGGCAAAGGAGCCGTGATGAAACTTGGAGAATACCAGGCAGACATGAGCATTGAGACTACACCGACAGGATCTCTGAGCCTGGATATCGCTCTCGGAGTCGGAGGTATACCGAGGGGAAGGGTGATCGAGATTTACGGTCCGGAGTCAAGCGGTAAGACAACGGTCGCATTACATATGGTGGCAGAAGTGCAGAAGCGGGGCGGCATTGCAGGGTTTATAGATGCAGAGCATGCTCTCGACCCGGTCTATGCGCAGAATATCGGAGTGGATGTGGACAACCTCTATATTTCTCAGCCGGATACCGGAGAGCAGGGACTTGAGATCGCCGAGACTATGGTGCGTTCCGGCGCTGTGGATATCATTATCGTCGATTCTGTCGCAGCATTGGTGCCAAAGGCAGAGATCGACGGAGACATGGGAGATTCCCATGTGGGCCTCCAGGCAAGGCTCATGTCACAGGCTCTGAGAAAACTGACGGCTATCATCAGTAAGTCCAACTGTACCGTGATCTTTATCAACCAGCTGAGAGAAAAAGTCGGAGTCATGTTCGGAAATCCCGAGACAACGACCGGAGGCCGTGCTCTGAAGTTCTATTCTTCCATCCGTCTGGACGTACGGCGTATCGAGACACTGAAGCAGGCCGGGGACATGGTAGGAAACCGTACCCGTATCAAAGTAGTAAAGAATAAGGTTGCTCCGCCGTTTAAACAGGCAGAGTTCGATATCATGTTCGGTGAAGGCATCTCCAAAGAAGGCGATATTCTGGATCTGGCAGCCGGCGTGGATGTGATCAAAAAGAGCGGTGCATGGTATGCATATCAGGGCGAAAAGATCGGACAGGGAAGAGAGAATGCCAAGACATACTTAAAAGAACATCCGGAAGTAGCTCAGGAAGTGGAGTCCGCAGTCCGCAGGGAATACGGACTGGAAGCAGGAACAGAGGACGCCGCACCGGCAGAAGAAAAGCCGGATACAAATCAGCAGTAA
- a CDS encoding regulatory protein RecX — protein sequence MRVTMLEPVGKKQIRLYLEDERYCLLYAGEARRLGLKEDMDLSEVQKNELDSMLLSRAKLKAMNLLKVSDRTKEEIRMRLRRLELPESCIEGAVSYVEGYHYIDDEAYVRNYIGYRGFSKSRLKLRQELLKKGISTELFEQIWEESAVSESDILRTQIKKRIRQKGPVTEENFQKNLAFFARKGFSIHDILEILKEYKE from the coding sequence ATGAGAGTGACGATGCTGGAGCCGGTGGGAAAGAAGCAGATCAGACTTTATCTGGAGGATGAGCGGTATTGTCTTTTATATGCGGGGGAGGCCAGGCGGCTTGGCCTGAAAGAAGACATGGACTTATCCGAAGTACAGAAGAACGAACTGGACAGCATGCTCCTCAGCCGGGCCAAATTAAAGGCGATGAATCTTTTAAAAGTCTCTGACCGGACAAAGGAAGAGATCAGGATGAGGCTCAGGCGTCTGGAACTGCCTGAATCCTGTATAGAAGGAGCGGTATCCTATGTGGAAGGATACCACTATATAGACGATGAAGCCTATGTGAGGAATTATATCGGGTACCGGGGTTTTTCAAAGAGCCGCCTGAAACTCAGACAGGAATTGTTGAAGAAGGGGATAAGCACGGAGCTGTTTGAACAAATTTGGGAAGAGTCTGCTGTCTCAGAGTCAGATATTCTGAGAACACAGATAAAAAAAAGAATTCGGCAGAAAGGACCGGTAACAGAGGAAAATTTCCAGAAGAATCTGGCTTTCTTTGCCAGAAAGGGATTTTCAATTCATGACATTTTAGAAATTCTTAAGGAATATAAAGAGTAA
- a CDS encoding KH domain-containing protein has protein sequence MKHLLEVIAKALVDQPDEVTVIERETEDALILELHVAPGDMGKVIGKQGRIAKAIRTVVKASVDKGDKKIVVDIQ, from the coding sequence ATGAAACATTTGTTAGAAGTGATTGCAAAAGCCCTCGTAGATCAACCGGACGAAGTAACAGTAATCGAGCGTGAGACTGAAGATGCTTTAATCTTGGAATTACATGTTGCCCCAGGTGATATGGGAAAAGTCATTGGCAAACAGGGAAGGATTGCAAAGGCGATCCGGACTGTGGTCAAGGCTTCCGTTGATAAAGGCGACAAAAAGATTGTTGTAGATATACAATAA
- a CDS encoding ABC-F family ATP-binding cassette domain-containing protein: MIQAINVTLRLGKRALFEDVNIKFTEGNCYGLIGANGAGKSTFLKILSGELEPSQGEVAITDGQRLSVLKQDHYQYDEYTVLDAVMLGNTRLYEIMKEKDAIYAKEDFTEEDGIKASELEAEFADMNGWEAESDAATLLNGLGIDNDLHYSKMSELNGSQKVKVLLAQALFGNPDILLLDEPTNHLDLEAIRWLEDFLIDFDNTVIVVSHDRYFLNKVCTHIADIDYAKIQLYTGNYDFWYESSQLISKQMKDANKKKEEKIKELQDFIARFSANASKSKQATSRKKALDKIQLDEIKPSSRKYPYINFKPTRDIGNDALSVEGLSKTIDGVKVLDNVSFTMNPEDKIAFVGPNTLATTTFFRIVAGELEPDEGTYKWGVTTSQSYFPKDNTKDFSEDMSIAEWLSQYSEDKDVTFVRGFLGRMLFSGEEALKKVSVLSGGEKVRCMLSKLMISGANILILDEPTNHLDMESITALNEGLHKFTGGLLFSSQDHQFVQTTANRIIEFTDSGMVDFLGTYDEYLENDASARKRQVANYDEEN; this comes from the coding sequence ATGATACAAGCAATCAATGTGACACTGCGCCTTGGAAAACGCGCATTATTTGAAGATGTAAACATCAAATTTACAGAGGGCAACTGTTATGGCCTGATCGGTGCCAACGGAGCGGGCAAATCAACTTTTTTAAAAATCCTGTCCGGTGAACTGGAGCCGTCTCAGGGTGAGGTAGCCATCACAGACGGCCAAAGGCTGTCCGTATTAAAACAGGATCACTACCAGTATGATGAATACACGGTGCTGGATGCTGTCATGCTGGGGAACACCCGGCTCTATGAAATTATGAAAGAAAAAGACGCGATCTATGCCAAGGAGGATTTTACAGAGGAAGACGGCATTAAGGCCAGCGAACTGGAAGCCGAGTTTGCCGATATGAACGGCTGGGAAGCCGAATCCGATGCCGCAACTTTGCTGAATGGACTTGGTATTGACAATGATCTTCACTATTCTAAGATGTCAGAACTGAATGGTTCCCAGAAGGTCAAAGTCCTTTTGGCCCAGGCATTATTCGGAAATCCGGATATCCTTCTGCTGGATGAGCCGACCAACCATTTGGATCTGGAAGCCATCCGCTGGCTGGAAGACTTCCTTATAGACTTTGACAACACCGTTATCGTTGTATCCCATGACCGCTATTTCTTAAATAAGGTATGCACCCACATCGCTGACATTGACTATGCGAAGATCCAGCTCTACACCGGAAACTATGATTTCTGGTATGAGTCCAGCCAGCTGATCTCCAAGCAGATGAAGGATGCCAATAAGAAAAAAGAAGAAAAGATCAAGGAGCTGCAGGACTTCATCGCAAGGTTCAGCGCCAACGCTTCCAAATCCAAGCAGGCCACATCCAGAAAAAAAGCATTGGATAAGATCCAGCTGGACGAGATCAAACCATCCAGCAGAAAATATCCTTATATTAATTTTAAACCAACCCGTGACATTGGAAACGACGCCCTCTCAGTGGAGGGACTCTCCAAGACTATTGACGGTGTAAAGGTGTTGGATAACGTTTCTTTCACCATGAATCCTGAAGATAAGATTGCTTTCGTAGGCCCGAATACACTGGCTACTACAACCTTTTTCCGTATCGTTGCCGGGGAACTGGAACCGGATGAGGGCACATACAAATGGGGTGTCACGACTTCCCAATCCTATTTCCCTAAGGACAACACAAAGGACTTCAGTGAAGATATGTCTATCGCAGAGTGGCTCAGCCAGTACTCTGAAGACAAGGACGTCACCTTTGTCCGCGGTTTCCTCGGGCGTATGCTTTTCTCCGGTGAAGAAGCCTTAAAGAAAGTTTCTGTTTTATCCGGAGGAGAAAAGGTCCGCTGTATGCTGTCTAAGCTGATGATCAGCGGAGCCAACATCCTTATCTTGGATGAACCGACCAACCACCTGGATATGGAATCCATCACCGCCCTGAATGAAGGGCTCCACAAGTTTACCGGAGGCCTGCTGTTCAGTTCACAGGATCACCAATTTGTACAAACTACTGCCAACCGTATCATCGAATTTACGGACAGCGGCATGGTCGACTTCCTCGGGACTTATGATGAATATCTGGAAAACGATGCGTCCGCAAGAAAACGCCAGGTCGCAAACTATGACGAAGAAAACTAA
- a CDS encoding competence/damage-inducible protein A — translation MTAEIICVGTEILLGNIVNTNAAYLSERLAALGISVFFETTVGDNPERVEEVIRTGMKRSDILILSGGLGPTKDDLTKEIAAKACGQELVEDAEAKERLTSYFTSIKRPMTENNLKQAMVPEDCTVLYNKNGTAPGMVVNAPEDKKIILLPGPPGELIPMFHEQAEPILSRLQPGILYSKVVKIDCLGESYVETQIMDLIDEQSNPTVAPYAKLGEVHLRVTAKADSEDEAKELVMPMVEELKSRFGDKIYTIEEDETLEEVVVKMLESRGDKIACAESCTGGLLAGRLINVPGASNVLEESFITYSNEAKKKYLGVKEDTLKAHGAVSEETAREMAEGVLRASGADIGVGITGLAGPGGETGTKKPGLVYIGVSRKGNTVVKKYDLRGNRAKIREVSVCRALTMIRKALSE, via the coding sequence ATGACAGCAGAAATTATTTGTGTGGGAACAGAAATATTATTAGGCAACATTGTCAACACCAATGCTGCCTACCTGTCAGAACGCTTAGCCGCCCTTGGGATAAGCGTTTTTTTTGAGACCACTGTGGGTGACAATCCGGAGCGTGTGGAAGAAGTGATTCGGACAGGAATGAAACGGTCGGATATCCTGATCTTGTCAGGGGGTCTCGGGCCTACGAAGGATGACCTGACAAAAGAGATTGCGGCAAAAGCATGCGGACAGGAACTTGTGGAAGATGCAGAGGCGAAGGAGCGGCTCACTTCCTACTTTACGAGCATCAAACGCCCGATGACGGAAAACAATTTAAAACAGGCCATGGTGCCGGAAGACTGTACTGTTTTATACAACAAAAACGGCACAGCGCCCGGTATGGTGGTCAACGCACCGGAAGACAAGAAGATTATCCTGCTGCCGGGACCTCCAGGTGAGCTGATCCCGATGTTTCATGAGCAGGCAGAACCGATTCTTTCCCGACTTCAGCCTGGTATCTTATATTCCAAGGTTGTCAAGATCGACTGCCTGGGAGAAAGCTATGTGGAAACCCAGATCATGGACCTGATCGATGAACAGAGCAATCCGACGGTGGCACCGTATGCAAAATTAGGAGAAGTGCATTTGAGGGTGACGGCCAAGGCTGACTCTGAAGATGAGGCAAAGGAACTTGTCATGCCTATGGTGGAAGAACTGAAATCAAGATTTGGGGATAAGATTTATACCATTGAGGAAGACGAAACACTGGAGGAAGTGGTCGTAAAGATGCTTGAGAGCAGGGGCGATAAGATCGCCTGTGCCGAGTCCTGTACCGGCGGCCTGCTGGCCGGAAGGCTGATCAATGTTCCCGGGGCGTCAAATGTGCTGGAAGAAAGTTTTATTACTTACTCCAATGAAGCTAAAAAGAAGTATCTTGGTGTAAAAGAGGACACTCTGAAAGCCCACGGGGCGGTATCGGAAGAAACTGCCCGGGAAATGGCGGAAGGCGTCTTAAGAGCTTCAGGAGCCGACATCGGTGTGGGGATTACCGGACTTGCCGGTCCGGGAGGAGAGACCGGAACAAAGAAACCGGGGCTGGTCTATATCGGAGTCAGCAGAAAGGGAAATACTGTTGTGAAGAAGTATGATCTGAGAGGAAACCGCGCCAAGATCAGAGAAGTTTCTGTGTGCAGGGCACTGACGATGATACGGAAAGCGCTGTCAGAGTGA
- the rpsP gene encoding 30S ribosomal protein S16 gives MAVKMRLKRMGQKKSPFYRVVVADSRSPRDGKFIEEIGTYDPNQDPSVIKFDEDAAKKWLSQGAQPTDTVAKLLKVAGIEK, from the coding sequence ATGGCAGTAAAGATGAGATTAAAAAGAATGGGACAGAAAAAGTCTCCTTTTTATAGAGTGGTTGTAGCAGATTCCAGATCTCCGAGAGATGGAAAATTCATCGAAGAAATCGGTACTTACGATCCGAATCAGGATCCAAGTGTGATCAAATTCGACGAAGACGCTGCAAAAAAATGGTTATCTCAGGGAGCACAGCCGACAGATACTGTTGCAAAATTACTTAAAGTTGCTGGAATTGAAAAATAG
- the rimO gene encoding 30S ribosomal protein S12 methylthiotransferase RimO, with protein sequence MKILFISLGCDKNLVDSEVMLGLLTERGHTLTNDEEEADVIVINTCCFIHDAKEESINTILEMAAYKEQNLKALVVAGCLSERYKDEILEEIPEIDAVLGTTSYDSIVEAVDEALAGNGYEHYESIDYLPDNSGHRRLVTTGSHMAYLKIAEGCDKRCSYCIIPKIRGRFRSVPMKELLKSARELAASGVTELVLVAQETTLYGKDLTGKKELPTLLKELCGVEGIEWIRLLYCYPEEITDELIRTIKEEEKVVNYIDMPIQHCSDGILKRMGRRTSKHDIETIIAKLRKEIPDMAIRTTLITGFPGETEEQHEELKEFVRQQRFERLGVFTYSPEEDTKAAEFEGQIEEDVKEARRDELMALQQKISYEHTHEMVGKTIRVLIEGYLFEDDVYVGRSYMDAPKVDGCVFVTSPEELLTGDYVYVKITKGNEYDLIGEMDYEFTE encoded by the coding sequence ATGAAAATACTTTTTATTTCTCTTGGATGTGATAAAAATCTTGTAGACAGTGAGGTGATGCTGGGACTGCTCACAGAGAGAGGACACACTTTGACGAACGACGAGGAAGAGGCGGATGTGATCGTCATCAACACATGCTGTTTCATTCATGACGCCAAGGAAGAGAGCATTAATACGATCCTTGAGATGGCAGCTTATAAAGAGCAGAATCTGAAAGCTCTCGTGGTCGCAGGATGTCTGTCTGAGCGCTATAAAGACGAGATACTGGAGGAGATTCCGGAAATTGATGCGGTACTCGGGACTACCAGTTACGATTCCATTGTCGAGGCAGTGGATGAGGCTCTTGCGGGCAATGGTTATGAACATTATGAGAGTATCGATTATCTTCCGGACAATTCCGGACACCGGCGTCTGGTCACAACTGGAAGCCACATGGCATACTTAAAGATCGCCGAAGGATGCGACAAAAGGTGCAGCTATTGTATCATACCAAAGATCCGGGGGAGATTTCGGAGTGTTCCGATGAAGGAACTGTTAAAGAGTGCCCGGGAGCTGGCTGCATCTGGTGTGACGGAACTTGTTCTGGTGGCTCAGGAGACGACTCTGTACGGGAAGGACCTGACAGGGAAAAAAGAGCTTCCAACGCTTCTGAAAGAGTTGTGCGGGGTGGAAGGAATTGAGTGGATCCGCCTGCTGTACTGCTACCCTGAGGAGATCACCGATGAGCTGATCCGGACCATAAAGGAAGAAGAAAAGGTTGTAAACTATATCGATATGCCGATTCAGCACTGCAGTGACGGGATTTTGAAGAGGATGGGCCGCAGGACATCCAAACATGATATTGAAACGATCATCGCAAAGCTTAGAAAAGAGATTCCGGATATGGCGATTCGTACAACGCTTATCACCGGTTTCCCTGGCGAGACAGAAGAACAGCACGAAGAACTGAAGGAGTTTGTGAGGCAGCAGCGCTTTGAGCGCCTGGGAGTCTTCACTTATTCTCCCGAGGAGGATACTAAGGCAGCAGAATTTGAGGGACAGATTGAAGAAGATGTGAAGGAAGCCAGAAGGGATGAACTGATGGCTCTGCAGCAGAAGATTTCTTATGAACATACTCATGAAATGGTTGGAAAAACCATCCGGGTCCTGATTGAGGGATACCTGTTTGAAGATGATGTGTATGTAGGCCGCAGCTATATGGATGCACCGAAAGTGGACGGATGTGTCTTTGTGACTTCACCGGAAGAACTGCTGACCGGAGACTATGTTTATGTGAAAATTACCAAAGGAAATGAGTACGATTTGATAGGAGAGATGGACTATGAATTTACCGAATAA
- a CDS encoding SDR family NAD(P)-dependent oxidoreductase — translation MRLKDKVILITASTRGIGLAITKACAEEGAIVYMGARNLERAGQRADELNQKGFRVKYVYNDAYEPETYDSMVEEVVKNEGRIDVLVNNFGTSDPKKDMDISHTDCKDFLHIVNTNLTSVFAASQAAIKYMETQGGGSIINISSVGGLVPDISQVAYGTSKAAINYLTKLIAVQEARHNIRCNAVLPGMTATDAVQDHLSEEFREFFLKHTPIRRMGKPEEIAAAVVYFAGDESAYTTGQIMDISGGFGKATPIFGDMAEMKQKR, via the coding sequence ATGAGATTAAAAGATAAAGTAATCTTGATTACAGCTTCAACGAGGGGGATTGGTCTGGCGATAACGAAAGCGTGTGCAGAAGAAGGTGCTATTGTATATATGGGGGCCAGAAACCTGGAACGCGCGGGACAGAGAGCGGATGAGCTGAATCAGAAGGGTTTCCGGGTGAAGTATGTGTACAATGATGCCTATGAACCGGAAACTTACGACAGTATGGTGGAGGAAGTGGTGAAAAACGAGGGGCGTATCGATGTGCTTGTCAACAATTTCGGCACTTCAGATCCAAAGAAAGATATGGATATCAGTCATACGGACTGCAAAGATTTCCTGCATATCGTCAATACCAATCTGACCAGCGTGTTTGCGGCTTCCCAGGCAGCCATAAAATACATGGAAACACAGGGAGGCGGCAGCATCATTAATATCTCTTCCGTAGGCGGATTGGTGCCGGATATCTCTCAGGTTGCTTATGGAACCAGCAAAGCGGCGATCAATTATCTCACTAAATTGATTGCAGTCCAGGAGGCAAGGCACAATATACGGTGCAACGCTGTTCTGCCGGGCATGACGGCGACGGATGCAGTGCAGGATCATTTGAGCGAGGAGTTCAGAGAATTTTTCTTAAAACACACGCCGATCCGGAGAATGGGAAAACCGGAGGAGATCGCGGCGGCAGTCGTTTATTTTGCCGGTGATGAATCTGCTTATACTACCGGGCAGATCATGGATATATCCGGGGGATTCGGGAAAGCGACCCCTATTTTCGGAGACATGGCGGAAATGAAGCAGAAGCGCTGA
- the ylxM gene encoding YlxM family DNA-binding protein, with protein MEWIVEQTLLYDFYGELLTEHQKEIYEDHVLNDLSPSEIAGEHGITRQAAYDMIRRCNKILAGYERKLHLVEKFLRTKEKVSEIHLLAKSILDAEDQEQMKTEIRKIEQVSNGILEDL; from the coding sequence ATGGAATGGATTGTAGAACAGACGCTTTTATACGATTTTTACGGAGAGCTTCTGACAGAACACCAGAAAGAAATATACGAAGACCATGTACTGAATGATTTGTCTCCCAGCGAGATTGCAGGAGAACACGGGATAACGAGACAGGCTGCCTACGATATGATCAGGCGCTGCAATAAAATTCTCGCCGGATATGAGAGAAAGCTACACCTTGTGGAAAAGTTTTTGAGGACGAAAGAAAAAGTAAGCGAGATTCATCTTCTGGCCAAGAGCATTTTAGATGCGGAAGATCAGGAACAGATGAAAACAGAGATCAGAAAGATTGAGCAGGTATCCAACGGGATTCTGGAAGATTTGTAA